The Primulina tabacum isolate GXHZ01 chromosome 7, ASM2559414v2, whole genome shotgun sequence genome includes a window with the following:
- the LOC142551188 gene encoding large ribosomal subunit protein eL27x, translating to MVKFLKPNKAVIVLQGRYAGRKAVIIRAFDDGTRDRPYGHCLVAGISKYPRKVIRKDSAKKQAKKSRVKCFIKLVNYNHIMPTRYTLDVDLKDVVTLDSLQSRDKKVTAAKETKARFEERFKTGKNRWFFTKLRF from the coding sequence ATGGTGAAATTTCTGAAGCCCAACAAGGCCGTAATCGTATTACAGGGCCGATACGCCGGTCGTAAGGCCGTGATTATTCGAGCCTTCGACGATGGAACGCGCGACCGTCCTTACGGGCATTGCTTAGTCGCCGGAATCTCCAAATACCCTCGGAAAGTCATCCGTAAGGACTCGGCGAAGAAGCAGGCGAAGAAATCGAGGGTGAAATGCTTCATTAAGCTCGTGAATTACAATCACATCATGCCCACTCGTTACACGCTCGACGTTGATCTGAAGGATGTGGTTACTCTGGATTCCCTGCAGTCGAGGGACAAGAAGGTGACGGCAGCTAAGGAGACCAAGGCGAGGTTCGAGGAGCGGTTCAAGACTGGGAAAAACCGCTGGTTCTTCACGAAACTCCGGTTCTGA